In the Topomyia yanbarensis strain Yona2022 chromosome 3, ASM3024719v1, whole genome shotgun sequence genome, one interval contains:
- the LOC131688281 gene encoding WW domain-containing adapter protein with coiled-coil homolog codes for MPHIFHENLCHNTSLYFIYFQNSKYSSSKRDYEREASRTGGYGRDRDNSPAGGSMNNGNYKSISPDLDSPRDRDRERDRDRDRDRDRDRGGGERYQYGMSKLRDKDRDRDYKKDKYSDSLRSPKDKRSRSDRESDHRSNHDRRLKLSVSEKRGGSSSNSDDRDRDRERERSERERERERDRDRLRDRDRDRSGIGGGGASSGGGSGGGASGSSVGVSGASGANSGVGGDRVNRIGDWSEHVSSSGKKYYYNCKTEVSQWEKPREWIEKESRMISKEPHREYRDKDRDRERERNDRDREDRYSSSASSRSAVYGKHSSSKSSTSRARWPAHESHRRRHEDNQDMDISPGDSTPTSEANYSHSSTPTNQQAHGANNSAAASGDGNAGAGLMANQLPRLLSNPLATQSGIAMPVHSQHQPQSQSSSAYPTPVSTSSPSVLQQQHHQHQQQQQQQQQHILGSSGDMMLSSNTPGPPGSQHHHHLQQNQQHPQQQQQQQQLGHSPHSSNAPGTASNVSSSLAGLPKILSQITGNKTIEHNELNPQKALQTINNALMMQSRQQNPNGTAVGSSVDGSIGSNSLREHALNSPLYNVSNLSHPSTPMSSGCSGMLNHSNHQSNNLNSSNSAANLSGGSNSSQLLSGDGPPTPTQEMDLVLPDHRKMEGTSATTTSTVSSLQGVMTSSQSGRSQGPNLTPSLAKYFRADLISHVTGWPSEILEKTIQKLSEEAHIVGDLQCSKVSADLKCARSLVRIKEITATLQEQKIMYLRQQIRRLEELKSQNSFMSSDDL; via the exons ATGCCCCACATTTTCCACGAAAACTTGTGTCACAATACTTCATtgtatttcatttatttccaGAACTCAAAATACAGCTCCTCCAAAAGGGATTACGAACGAGAGGCTAGCCGAACGGGCGGCTATGGGCGCGATCGGGATAATTCTCCGGCAGGAGGCTCGATGAATAATG GCAACTACAAATCTATTTCACCTGACCTTGACTCACCGAGGGACCGCGATCGAGAACGGGATCGCGACCGGGATCGGGACAGGGATCGGGATCGAGGGGGCGGTGAACGGTATCAGTACGGAATGAGCAAATTGCGAGACAAAGATCGTGATCGGGACTATAAAAAGGATAAATATTCAG ATTCGCTTCGATCGCCAAAAGACAAGCGAAGTCGCAGCGATCGTGAATCAGATCACCGGTCGAACCACGACCGACGCTTGAAGCTATCCGTTTCCGAGAAACGTGGCGGTTCCAGCTCAAACTCGGATGATCGCGATCGGGACCGGGAGCGTGAACGAAGCGAGCGAGAGCGCGAAAGGGAACGTGATCGGGATCGTTTACGAGACCGTGACCGTGACCGGAGTGGTATAGGCGGAGGTGGTGCAAGTAGTGGTGGTGGTAGTGGGGGTGGGGCTAGTGGTAGCAGCGTAGGTGTTAGTGGTGCAAGCGGAGCTAACAGTGGAGTGGGCGGAGATCGAGTTAATCGCATTGGCGACTGGAGTGAACATGTAAGCTCGTCTGGCAAAAAGTATTACTACAATTGCAAAACCGAGGTATCTCAGTGGGAAAAGCCTAGGGAATGGATCGAAAAGGAAAG TCGTATGATATCGAAGGAACCGCATCGCGAGTATAGAGATAAAGATCGAGACAGGGAACGAGAGCGAAACGATCGGGATCGTGAAGATCGGTATTCGTCTTCTGCTAGCAGTCGGTCAGCGGTGTATGGCAAGCATTCCAGCAGTAAAAGTAGCACATCCCGGGCACGATGGCCAGCGCATGAGTCGCATAGAAGGAGACATGAAG ATAATCAAGATATGGACATCAGCCCCGGTGATTCAACGCCGACGTCAGAAGCTAACTATTCGCACTCTAGTACCCCAACAAACCAGCAAGCTCATGGCGCCAATAATAGCGCTGCAGCCAGTGGCGATGGAAATGCTGGAGCTGGTCTTATGGCAAACCAGTTGCCCCGTTTACTGTCGAACCCTTTGGCCACACAGAGTGGAATCGCTATGCCTGTCCACTCTCAGCATCAGCCACAATCACAATCTTCATCTGCCTATCCGACACCGGTGTCCACTTCTTCTCCATCCGTACTCCAGCAGCaacaccatcaacaccaacaacaacagcagcagcagcaacaacataTACTGGGTTCTAGCGGTGACATGATGCTTAGTTCGAATACTCCCGGTCCACCAGGATCGCAGCATCACCACCATCTTCAACAGAATCAACAACAtccgcaacaacaacaacaacaacaacagttaGGTCATTCTCCACATTCATCCAATGCACCTGGCACTGCGTCGAACGTGTCGTCATCGTTAGCTGGACTGCCAAAAATTTTGTCGCAGATCACCGGCAACAAGACGATAGAGCACAATGAGCTAAACCCACAGAAGGCCCTGCAGACCATCAACAATGCCCTAATGATGCAGTCCAGGCAACAGAATCCGAACGGAACAGCAGTTGGATCGTCAGTCGACGGCAGCATCGGATCAAATAGTTTACG GGAACACGCACTGAATTCACCTTTGTATAATGTTTCCAATCTGTCGCATCCTTCGACCCCGATGTCATCGGGTTGCAGCGGGATGCTGAACCACAGCAACCATCAGTCCAATAATTTAAATTCTTCAAACTCCGCGGCGAATCTGAGTGGTGGTAGCAACAGCAGTCAACTACTCAGTGGAGATGGTCCCCCGACGCCTACGCAGGAGATGGACCTAGTACTACCAGATCATCGAAAGA TGGAAGGCACGAGCGCGACCACGACAAGTACCGTCAGCAGTCTGCAGGGTGTGATGACCTCGTCCCAAAGTGGTCGATCTCAGGGACCGAATCTGACACCCAGTTTAGCAAAGTACTTCCGCGCCGATCTGATATCCCACGTGACGGGATGGCCGTCGGAGATACTCGAAAAAACG ATTCAGAAGCTGTCGGAAGAAGCTCACATTGTGGGTGATCTACAGTGCAGCAAAGTATCGGCAGATTTAAAATGTGCTAGGAGTTTAGTTAGAATAAAGGAAATCACTGCAACACTGCAAGAACAGAA AATAATGTATCTACGGCAACAAATTCGTAGATTAGAGGAGCTAAAATCGCAAAACTCTTTTATGTCGTCTGATGATCTATAG
- the LOC131691910 gene encoding putative ATP synthase subunit f, mitochondrial, whose amino-acid sequence MAFGDYPAEYNPKVHGPYDPARYYGKPDTPIGQVKLNELGAWFGRRDKNPRAMAGAISRSFWRWQHKYWQPKRMGIAPFFQVIVGGMVFFYTINYGKLKHHRNYKYH is encoded by the coding sequence ATGGCTTTCGGTGACTATCCGGcggagtacaatccgaaggtaCATGGACCCTACGATCCGGCCCGTTACTACGGAAAACCGGACACTCCTATCGGACAAGTTAAGTTGAACGAGTTAGGCGCTTGGTTCGGCCGTCGGGATAAAAATCCGCGAGCCATGGCTGGTGCCATAAGCCGTTCGTTCTGGAGATGGCAACACAAGTACTGGCAGCCAAAGCGGATGGGAATCGCTCCGTTCTTCCAGGTGATTGTTGGTGGGATGGTGTTTTTCTACACCATTAACTATGGTAAACTGAAGCACCACAGGAACTACAAGTACCACTAA